One genomic window of Globicephala melas chromosome 8, mGloMel1.2, whole genome shotgun sequence includes the following:
- the SLC39A13 gene encoding zinc transporter ZIP13 isoform X4, with protein MPGCPCPGCGMAGQRLLFLAALALELLGGAGGSQQAFRSRGVAAACRLDNKESESWGALLSGERLDTWICSLLGSLMVGLSGVFPLLVIPLEMGTTLRSEAGARRLKQLLSFALGGLLGNVFLHLLPEAWAYTYSASPGGEGQSLQQQQQLGLWVIAGFLTFLALEKMFLDSKEEETSQVSGYLNLLANTIDNFTHGLAVAASFLVSKKNRSPGISLLPPSQHPHLRLPAALLDTASFCLHHRLIGLLTTMAILLHEIPHEVSDFAILLRAGFDRWSAAKLQLSTALGGLLGACFAICTQSPKGVEETVAWILPFTSGGFLYIALVNVLPDLLEEDDPWRSLQQVLLLCTGIVVMVLFSVFVE; from the exons ATGCCTGGATGTCCCTGCCCTGGTTGTGGCATGGCGGGACAGAGGCTCCTCTTCCTCGCTGCTCTTGCCCTGGAgctcctgggaggggctgggggttccCAGCAGGCCTTCCGGAGCCGGGGGGTGGCAGCGGCCTGTCGCCTGGACAATAAGGAAAGCGAGTCCTGGGGGGCCCTGCTGAGTGGCGAGCGGCTGGACACGTGGATCTGCTCCCTCCTGGGCTCACTCATGGTGGGGCTCAGCGGGGTCTTCCCGTTGCTCGTCATTCCCTTGGAGATGGGGACCACGCTGCGCTCAGAAG CTGGGGCCCGGCGCCTGAAGCAGCTGCTCAGCTTCGCCTTGGGGGGACTCCTGGGCAATGTGTTTCTCCACCTGCTGCCCGAGGCGTGGGCCTACACGTACAGTGCCAGCCCTG GTGGTGAGGGGCAGAGCctgcagcagcaacagcaactGGGACTGTGGGTCATTGCTGGCTTCCTGACCTTCCTGGCGCTGGAGAAGATGTTCTTGGACAGCAAGGAGGAGGAGACTAGCCAG GTCAGTGGCTATCTCAACCTGCTGGCCAACACCATAGACAACTTCACCCACGGGCTGGCTGTGGCTGCCAGCTTCCTTGTGAGCAAGAAG AATAGGTCCCCAGGCATCTCCTTGCTCCCTCCATCACAGCACCCTCATCTACGCCTCCCTGCTGCTCTCCTGGACACGGCCTCCTTCTGTCTCCACCACCGACTG aTCGGGCTCCTGACCACCATGGCCATCCTCCTGCATGAGATCCCCCATGAG GTGAGCGACTTTGCCATCCTGCTCCGGGCCGGCTTTGACCGATGGAGCGCAGCCAAGCTGCAGCTCTCGACGGCCTTGGGGGGCCTGCTGGGTGCCTGCTTCGCCATCTGTACTCAGTCCCCCAAGGGAGTAG aggAGACCGTGGCCTGGATCCTGCCCTTCACCTCTGGCGGCTTTCTCTACATCGCCCTGGTGAACGTGCTGCCCGACCTCTTGGAGGAAGATGACCCATG gcGCTCTCTGCAGCAAGTGCTTCTGCTCTGCACGGGCATTGTGGTGATGGTGCTGTTCTCGGTCTTCGTCGAGTAA
- the SLC39A13 gene encoding zinc transporter ZIP13 isoform X3 produces the protein MPGCPCPGCGMAGQRLLFLAALALELLGGAGGSQQAFRSRGVAAACRLDNKESESWGALLSGERLDTWICSLLGSLMVGLSGVFPLLVIPLEMGTTLRSEAGARRLKQLLSFALGGLLGNVFLHLLPEAWAYTYSASPGGEGQSLQQQQQLGLWVIAGFLTFLALEKMFLDSKEEETSQAPSKDPAAAAALSGGHHLAQPAAGPGLSAVVRNIKVSGYLNLLANTIDNFTHGLAVAASFLVSKKIGLLTTMAILLHEIPHEVSDFAILLRAGFDRWSAAKLQLSTALGGLLGACFAICTQSPKGVEETVAWILPFTSGGFLYIALVNVLPDLLEEDDPWRSLQQVLLLCTGIVVMVLFSVFVE, from the exons ATGCCTGGATGTCCCTGCCCTGGTTGTGGCATGGCGGGACAGAGGCTCCTCTTCCTCGCTGCTCTTGCCCTGGAgctcctgggaggggctgggggttccCAGCAGGCCTTCCGGAGCCGGGGGGTGGCAGCGGCCTGTCGCCTGGACAATAAGGAAAGCGAGTCCTGGGGGGCCCTGCTGAGTGGCGAGCGGCTGGACACGTGGATCTGCTCCCTCCTGGGCTCACTCATGGTGGGGCTCAGCGGGGTCTTCCCGTTGCTCGTCATTCCCTTGGAGATGGGGACCACGCTGCGCTCAGAAG CTGGGGCCCGGCGCCTGAAGCAGCTGCTCAGCTTCGCCTTGGGGGGACTCCTGGGCAATGTGTTTCTCCACCTGCTGCCCGAGGCGTGGGCCTACACGTACAGTGCCAGCCCTG GTGGTGAGGGGCAGAGCctgcagcagcaacagcaactGGGACTGTGGGTCATTGCTGGCTTCCTGACCTTCCTGGCGCTGGAGAAGATGTTCTTGGACAGCAAGGAGGAGGAGACTAGCCAG GCCCCCAGCAAAGACCCTGCAGCTGCGGCCGCGCTCAGTGGAGGCCACCATCTGGCCCAGCCAGCTGCAGGGCCCGGCCTGAGCGCCGTGGTCCGGAACATCAAA GTCAGTGGCTATCTCAACCTGCTGGCCAACACCATAGACAACTTCACCCACGGGCTGGCTGTGGCTGCCAGCTTCCTTGTGAGCAAGAAG aTCGGGCTCCTGACCACCATGGCCATCCTCCTGCATGAGATCCCCCATGAG GTGAGCGACTTTGCCATCCTGCTCCGGGCCGGCTTTGACCGATGGAGCGCAGCCAAGCTGCAGCTCTCGACGGCCTTGGGGGGCCTGCTGGGTGCCTGCTTCGCCATCTGTACTCAGTCCCCCAAGGGAGTAG aggAGACCGTGGCCTGGATCCTGCCCTTCACCTCTGGCGGCTTTCTCTACATCGCCCTGGTGAACGTGCTGCCCGACCTCTTGGAGGAAGATGACCCATG gcGCTCTCTGCAGCAAGTGCTTCTGCTCTGCACGGGCATTGTGGTGATGGTGCTGTTCTCGGTCTTCGTCGAGTAA
- the SLC39A13 gene encoding zinc transporter ZIP13 isoform X2 — protein MPGCPCPGCGMAGQRLLFLAALALELLGGAGGSQQAFRSRGVAAACRLDNKESESWGALLSGERLDTWICSLLGSLMVGLSGVFPLLVIPLEMGTTLRSEAGARRLKQLLSFALGGLLGNVFLHLLPEAWAYTYSASPGGEGQSLQQQQQLGLWVIAGFLTFLALEKMFLDSKEEETSQAPSKDPAAAAALSGGHHLAQPAAGPGLSAVVRNIKVSGYLNLLANTIDNFTHGLAVAASFLVSKKHPHLRLPAALLDTASFCLHHRLIGLLTTMAILLHEIPHEVSDFAILLRAGFDRWSAAKLQLSTALGGLLGACFAICTQSPKGVEETVAWILPFTSGGFLYIALVNVLPDLLEEDDPWRSLQQVLLLCTGIVVMVLFSVFVE, from the exons ATGCCTGGATGTCCCTGCCCTGGTTGTGGCATGGCGGGACAGAGGCTCCTCTTCCTCGCTGCTCTTGCCCTGGAgctcctgggaggggctgggggttccCAGCAGGCCTTCCGGAGCCGGGGGGTGGCAGCGGCCTGTCGCCTGGACAATAAGGAAAGCGAGTCCTGGGGGGCCCTGCTGAGTGGCGAGCGGCTGGACACGTGGATCTGCTCCCTCCTGGGCTCACTCATGGTGGGGCTCAGCGGGGTCTTCCCGTTGCTCGTCATTCCCTTGGAGATGGGGACCACGCTGCGCTCAGAAG CTGGGGCCCGGCGCCTGAAGCAGCTGCTCAGCTTCGCCTTGGGGGGACTCCTGGGCAATGTGTTTCTCCACCTGCTGCCCGAGGCGTGGGCCTACACGTACAGTGCCAGCCCTG GTGGTGAGGGGCAGAGCctgcagcagcaacagcaactGGGACTGTGGGTCATTGCTGGCTTCCTGACCTTCCTGGCGCTGGAGAAGATGTTCTTGGACAGCAAGGAGGAGGAGACTAGCCAG GCCCCCAGCAAAGACCCTGCAGCTGCGGCCGCGCTCAGTGGAGGCCACCATCTGGCCCAGCCAGCTGCAGGGCCCGGCCTGAGCGCCGTGGTCCGGAACATCAAA GTCAGTGGCTATCTCAACCTGCTGGCCAACACCATAGACAACTTCACCCACGGGCTGGCTGTGGCTGCCAGCTTCCTTGTGAGCAAGAAG CACCCTCATCTACGCCTCCCTGCTGCTCTCCTGGACACGGCCTCCTTCTGTCTCCACCACCGACTG aTCGGGCTCCTGACCACCATGGCCATCCTCCTGCATGAGATCCCCCATGAG GTGAGCGACTTTGCCATCCTGCTCCGGGCCGGCTTTGACCGATGGAGCGCAGCCAAGCTGCAGCTCTCGACGGCCTTGGGGGGCCTGCTGGGTGCCTGCTTCGCCATCTGTACTCAGTCCCCCAAGGGAGTAG aggAGACCGTGGCCTGGATCCTGCCCTTCACCTCTGGCGGCTTTCTCTACATCGCCCTGGTGAACGTGCTGCCCGACCTCTTGGAGGAAGATGACCCATG gcGCTCTCTGCAGCAAGTGCTTCTGCTCTGCACGGGCATTGTGGTGATGGTGCTGTTCTCGGTCTTCGTCGAGTAA
- the SLC39A13 gene encoding zinc transporter ZIP13 isoform X8 codes for MPGCPCPGCGMAGQRLLFLAALALELLGGAGGSQQAFRSRGVAAACRLDNKESESWGALLSGERLDTWICSLLGSLMVGLSGVFPLLVIPLEMGTTLRSEAGARRLKQLLSFALGGLLGNVFLHLLPEAWAYTYSASPGGEGQSLQQQQQLGLWVIAGFLTFLALEKMFLDSKEEETSQAPSKDPAAAAALSGGHHLAQPAAGPGLSAVVRNIKVSGYLNLLANTIDNFTHGLAVAASFLVSKKHPHLRLPAALLDTASFCLHHRLIGLLTTMAILLHEIPHERRPWPGSCPSPLAAFSTSPW; via the exons ATGCCTGGATGTCCCTGCCCTGGTTGTGGCATGGCGGGACAGAGGCTCCTCTTCCTCGCTGCTCTTGCCCTGGAgctcctgggaggggctgggggttccCAGCAGGCCTTCCGGAGCCGGGGGGTGGCAGCGGCCTGTCGCCTGGACAATAAGGAAAGCGAGTCCTGGGGGGCCCTGCTGAGTGGCGAGCGGCTGGACACGTGGATCTGCTCCCTCCTGGGCTCACTCATGGTGGGGCTCAGCGGGGTCTTCCCGTTGCTCGTCATTCCCTTGGAGATGGGGACCACGCTGCGCTCAGAAG CTGGGGCCCGGCGCCTGAAGCAGCTGCTCAGCTTCGCCTTGGGGGGACTCCTGGGCAATGTGTTTCTCCACCTGCTGCCCGAGGCGTGGGCCTACACGTACAGTGCCAGCCCTG GTGGTGAGGGGCAGAGCctgcagcagcaacagcaactGGGACTGTGGGTCATTGCTGGCTTCCTGACCTTCCTGGCGCTGGAGAAGATGTTCTTGGACAGCAAGGAGGAGGAGACTAGCCAG GCCCCCAGCAAAGACCCTGCAGCTGCGGCCGCGCTCAGTGGAGGCCACCATCTGGCCCAGCCAGCTGCAGGGCCCGGCCTGAGCGCCGTGGTCCGGAACATCAAA GTCAGTGGCTATCTCAACCTGCTGGCCAACACCATAGACAACTTCACCCACGGGCTGGCTGTGGCTGCCAGCTTCCTTGTGAGCAAGAAG CACCCTCATCTACGCCTCCCTGCTGCTCTCCTGGACACGGCCTCCTTCTGTCTCCACCACCGACTG aTCGGGCTCCTGACCACCATGGCCATCCTCCTGCATGAGATCCCCCATGAG aggAGACCGTGGCCTGGATCCTGCCCTTCACCTCTGGCGGCTTTCTCTACATCGCCCTGGTGA
- the SLC39A13 gene encoding zinc transporter ZIP13 isoform X7, which yields MPGCPCPGCGMAGQRLLFLAALALELLGGAGGSQQAFRSRGVAAACRLDNKESESWGALLSGERLDTWICSLLGSLMVGLSGVFPLLVIPLEMGTTLRSEAGARRLKQLLSFALGGLLGNVFLHLLPEAWAYTYSASPGGEGQSLQQQQQLGLWVIAGFLTFLALEKMFLDSKEEETSQAPSKDPAAAAALSGGHHLAQPAAGPGLSAVVRNIKVSGYLNLLANTIDNFTHGLAVAASFLVSKKNRSPGISLLPPSQHPHLRLPAALLDTASFCLHHRLIGLLTTMAILLHEIPHERRPWPGSCPSPLAAFSTSPW from the exons ATGCCTGGATGTCCCTGCCCTGGTTGTGGCATGGCGGGACAGAGGCTCCTCTTCCTCGCTGCTCTTGCCCTGGAgctcctgggaggggctgggggttccCAGCAGGCCTTCCGGAGCCGGGGGGTGGCAGCGGCCTGTCGCCTGGACAATAAGGAAAGCGAGTCCTGGGGGGCCCTGCTGAGTGGCGAGCGGCTGGACACGTGGATCTGCTCCCTCCTGGGCTCACTCATGGTGGGGCTCAGCGGGGTCTTCCCGTTGCTCGTCATTCCCTTGGAGATGGGGACCACGCTGCGCTCAGAAG CTGGGGCCCGGCGCCTGAAGCAGCTGCTCAGCTTCGCCTTGGGGGGACTCCTGGGCAATGTGTTTCTCCACCTGCTGCCCGAGGCGTGGGCCTACACGTACAGTGCCAGCCCTG GTGGTGAGGGGCAGAGCctgcagcagcaacagcaactGGGACTGTGGGTCATTGCTGGCTTCCTGACCTTCCTGGCGCTGGAGAAGATGTTCTTGGACAGCAAGGAGGAGGAGACTAGCCAG GCCCCCAGCAAAGACCCTGCAGCTGCGGCCGCGCTCAGTGGAGGCCACCATCTGGCCCAGCCAGCTGCAGGGCCCGGCCTGAGCGCCGTGGTCCGGAACATCAAA GTCAGTGGCTATCTCAACCTGCTGGCCAACACCATAGACAACTTCACCCACGGGCTGGCTGTGGCTGCCAGCTTCCTTGTGAGCAAGAAG AATAGGTCCCCAGGCATCTCCTTGCTCCCTCCATCACAGCACCCTCATCTACGCCTCCCTGCTGCTCTCCTGGACACGGCCTCCTTCTGTCTCCACCACCGACTG aTCGGGCTCCTGACCACCATGGCCATCCTCCTGCATGAGATCCCCCATGAG aggAGACCGTGGCCTGGATCCTGCCCTTCACCTCTGGCGGCTTTCTCTACATCGCCCTGGTGA
- the SLC39A13 gene encoding zinc transporter ZIP13 isoform X6 → MPGCPCPGCGMAGQRLLFLAALALELLGGAGGSQQAFRSRGVAAACRLDNKESESWGALLSGERLDTWICSLLGSLMVGLSGVFPLLVIPLEMGTTLRSEAGARRLKQLLSFALGGLLGNVFLHLLPEAWAYTYSASPGGEGQSLQQQQQLGLWVIAGFLTFLALEKMFLDSKEEETSQVSGYLNLLANTIDNFTHGLAVAASFLVSKKIGLLTTMAILLHEIPHEVSDFAILLRAGFDRWSAAKLQLSTALGGLLGACFAICTQSPKGVEETVAWILPFTSGGFLYIALVNVLPDLLEEDDPWRSLQQVLLLCTGIVVMVLFSVFVE, encoded by the exons ATGCCTGGATGTCCCTGCCCTGGTTGTGGCATGGCGGGACAGAGGCTCCTCTTCCTCGCTGCTCTTGCCCTGGAgctcctgggaggggctgggggttccCAGCAGGCCTTCCGGAGCCGGGGGGTGGCAGCGGCCTGTCGCCTGGACAATAAGGAAAGCGAGTCCTGGGGGGCCCTGCTGAGTGGCGAGCGGCTGGACACGTGGATCTGCTCCCTCCTGGGCTCACTCATGGTGGGGCTCAGCGGGGTCTTCCCGTTGCTCGTCATTCCCTTGGAGATGGGGACCACGCTGCGCTCAGAAG CTGGGGCCCGGCGCCTGAAGCAGCTGCTCAGCTTCGCCTTGGGGGGACTCCTGGGCAATGTGTTTCTCCACCTGCTGCCCGAGGCGTGGGCCTACACGTACAGTGCCAGCCCTG GTGGTGAGGGGCAGAGCctgcagcagcaacagcaactGGGACTGTGGGTCATTGCTGGCTTCCTGACCTTCCTGGCGCTGGAGAAGATGTTCTTGGACAGCAAGGAGGAGGAGACTAGCCAG GTCAGTGGCTATCTCAACCTGCTGGCCAACACCATAGACAACTTCACCCACGGGCTGGCTGTGGCTGCCAGCTTCCTTGTGAGCAAGAAG aTCGGGCTCCTGACCACCATGGCCATCCTCCTGCATGAGATCCCCCATGAG GTGAGCGACTTTGCCATCCTGCTCCGGGCCGGCTTTGACCGATGGAGCGCAGCCAAGCTGCAGCTCTCGACGGCCTTGGGGGGCCTGCTGGGTGCCTGCTTCGCCATCTGTACTCAGTCCCCCAAGGGAGTAG aggAGACCGTGGCCTGGATCCTGCCCTTCACCTCTGGCGGCTTTCTCTACATCGCCCTGGTGAACGTGCTGCCCGACCTCTTGGAGGAAGATGACCCATG gcGCTCTCTGCAGCAAGTGCTTCTGCTCTGCACGGGCATTGTGGTGATGGTGCTGTTCTCGGTCTTCGTCGAGTAA
- the SLC39A13 gene encoding zinc transporter ZIP13 isoform X9, translating into MPGCPCPGCGMAGQRLLFLAALALELLGGAGGSQQAFRSRGVAAACRLDNKESESWGALLSGERLDTWICSLLGSLMVGLSGVFPLLVIPLEMGTTLRSEAGARRLKQLLSFALGGLLGNVFLHLLPEAWAYTYSASPGGEGQSLQQQQQLGLWVIAGFLTFLALEKMFLDSKEEETSQAPSKDPAAAAALSGGHHLAQPAAGPGLSAVVRNIKVSGYLNLLANTIDNFTHGLAVAASFLVSKKIGLLTTMAILLHEIPHEVSDFAILLRAGFDRWSAAKLQLSTALGGLLGACFAICTQSPKGRRPWPGSCPSPLAAFSTSPW; encoded by the exons ATGCCTGGATGTCCCTGCCCTGGTTGTGGCATGGCGGGACAGAGGCTCCTCTTCCTCGCTGCTCTTGCCCTGGAgctcctgggaggggctgggggttccCAGCAGGCCTTCCGGAGCCGGGGGGTGGCAGCGGCCTGTCGCCTGGACAATAAGGAAAGCGAGTCCTGGGGGGCCCTGCTGAGTGGCGAGCGGCTGGACACGTGGATCTGCTCCCTCCTGGGCTCACTCATGGTGGGGCTCAGCGGGGTCTTCCCGTTGCTCGTCATTCCCTTGGAGATGGGGACCACGCTGCGCTCAGAAG CTGGGGCCCGGCGCCTGAAGCAGCTGCTCAGCTTCGCCTTGGGGGGACTCCTGGGCAATGTGTTTCTCCACCTGCTGCCCGAGGCGTGGGCCTACACGTACAGTGCCAGCCCTG GTGGTGAGGGGCAGAGCctgcagcagcaacagcaactGGGACTGTGGGTCATTGCTGGCTTCCTGACCTTCCTGGCGCTGGAGAAGATGTTCTTGGACAGCAAGGAGGAGGAGACTAGCCAG GCCCCCAGCAAAGACCCTGCAGCTGCGGCCGCGCTCAGTGGAGGCCACCATCTGGCCCAGCCAGCTGCAGGGCCCGGCCTGAGCGCCGTGGTCCGGAACATCAAA GTCAGTGGCTATCTCAACCTGCTGGCCAACACCATAGACAACTTCACCCACGGGCTGGCTGTGGCTGCCAGCTTCCTTGTGAGCAAGAAG aTCGGGCTCCTGACCACCATGGCCATCCTCCTGCATGAGATCCCCCATGAG GTGAGCGACTTTGCCATCCTGCTCCGGGCCGGCTTTGACCGATGGAGCGCAGCCAAGCTGCAGCTCTCGACGGCCTTGGGGGGCCTGCTGGGTGCCTGCTTCGCCATCTGTACTCAGTCCCCCAAGGGA aggAGACCGTGGCCTGGATCCTGCCCTTCACCTCTGGCGGCTTTCTCTACATCGCCCTGGTGA
- the SLC39A13 gene encoding zinc transporter ZIP13 isoform X1 yields MPGCPCPGCGMAGQRLLFLAALALELLGGAGGSQQAFRSRGVAAACRLDNKESESWGALLSGERLDTWICSLLGSLMVGLSGVFPLLVIPLEMGTTLRSEAGARRLKQLLSFALGGLLGNVFLHLLPEAWAYTYSASPGGEGQSLQQQQQLGLWVIAGFLTFLALEKMFLDSKEEETSQAPSKDPAAAAALSGGHHLAQPAAGPGLSAVVRNIKVSGYLNLLANTIDNFTHGLAVAASFLVSKKNRSPGISLLPPSQHPHLRLPAALLDTASFCLHHRLIGLLTTMAILLHEIPHEVSDFAILLRAGFDRWSAAKLQLSTALGGLLGACFAICTQSPKGVEETVAWILPFTSGGFLYIALVNVLPDLLEEDDPWRSLQQVLLLCTGIVVMVLFSVFVE; encoded by the exons ATGCCTGGATGTCCCTGCCCTGGTTGTGGCATGGCGGGACAGAGGCTCCTCTTCCTCGCTGCTCTTGCCCTGGAgctcctgggaggggctgggggttccCAGCAGGCCTTCCGGAGCCGGGGGGTGGCAGCGGCCTGTCGCCTGGACAATAAGGAAAGCGAGTCCTGGGGGGCCCTGCTGAGTGGCGAGCGGCTGGACACGTGGATCTGCTCCCTCCTGGGCTCACTCATGGTGGGGCTCAGCGGGGTCTTCCCGTTGCTCGTCATTCCCTTGGAGATGGGGACCACGCTGCGCTCAGAAG CTGGGGCCCGGCGCCTGAAGCAGCTGCTCAGCTTCGCCTTGGGGGGACTCCTGGGCAATGTGTTTCTCCACCTGCTGCCCGAGGCGTGGGCCTACACGTACAGTGCCAGCCCTG GTGGTGAGGGGCAGAGCctgcagcagcaacagcaactGGGACTGTGGGTCATTGCTGGCTTCCTGACCTTCCTGGCGCTGGAGAAGATGTTCTTGGACAGCAAGGAGGAGGAGACTAGCCAG GCCCCCAGCAAAGACCCTGCAGCTGCGGCCGCGCTCAGTGGAGGCCACCATCTGGCCCAGCCAGCTGCAGGGCCCGGCCTGAGCGCCGTGGTCCGGAACATCAAA GTCAGTGGCTATCTCAACCTGCTGGCCAACACCATAGACAACTTCACCCACGGGCTGGCTGTGGCTGCCAGCTTCCTTGTGAGCAAGAAG AATAGGTCCCCAGGCATCTCCTTGCTCCCTCCATCACAGCACCCTCATCTACGCCTCCCTGCTGCTCTCCTGGACACGGCCTCCTTCTGTCTCCACCACCGACTG aTCGGGCTCCTGACCACCATGGCCATCCTCCTGCATGAGATCCCCCATGAG GTGAGCGACTTTGCCATCCTGCTCCGGGCCGGCTTTGACCGATGGAGCGCAGCCAAGCTGCAGCTCTCGACGGCCTTGGGGGGCCTGCTGGGTGCCTGCTTCGCCATCTGTACTCAGTCCCCCAAGGGAGTAG aggAGACCGTGGCCTGGATCCTGCCCTTCACCTCTGGCGGCTTTCTCTACATCGCCCTGGTGAACGTGCTGCCCGACCTCTTGGAGGAAGATGACCCATG gcGCTCTCTGCAGCAAGTGCTTCTGCTCTGCACGGGCATTGTGGTGATGGTGCTGTTCTCGGTCTTCGTCGAGTAA
- the SLC39A13 gene encoding zinc transporter ZIP13 isoform X5, producing the protein MPGCPCPGCGMAGQRLLFLAALALELLGGAGGSQQAFRSRGVAAACRLDNKESESWGALLSGERLDTWICSLLGSLMVGLSGVFPLLVIPLEMGTTLRSEAGARRLKQLLSFALGGLLGNVFLHLLPEAWAYTYSASPGGEGQSLQQQQQLGLWVIAGFLTFLALEKMFLDSKEEETSQVSGYLNLLANTIDNFTHGLAVAASFLVSKKHPHLRLPAALLDTASFCLHHRLIGLLTTMAILLHEIPHEVSDFAILLRAGFDRWSAAKLQLSTALGGLLGACFAICTQSPKGVEETVAWILPFTSGGFLYIALVNVLPDLLEEDDPWRSLQQVLLLCTGIVVMVLFSVFVE; encoded by the exons ATGCCTGGATGTCCCTGCCCTGGTTGTGGCATGGCGGGACAGAGGCTCCTCTTCCTCGCTGCTCTTGCCCTGGAgctcctgggaggggctgggggttccCAGCAGGCCTTCCGGAGCCGGGGGGTGGCAGCGGCCTGTCGCCTGGACAATAAGGAAAGCGAGTCCTGGGGGGCCCTGCTGAGTGGCGAGCGGCTGGACACGTGGATCTGCTCCCTCCTGGGCTCACTCATGGTGGGGCTCAGCGGGGTCTTCCCGTTGCTCGTCATTCCCTTGGAGATGGGGACCACGCTGCGCTCAGAAG CTGGGGCCCGGCGCCTGAAGCAGCTGCTCAGCTTCGCCTTGGGGGGACTCCTGGGCAATGTGTTTCTCCACCTGCTGCCCGAGGCGTGGGCCTACACGTACAGTGCCAGCCCTG GTGGTGAGGGGCAGAGCctgcagcagcaacagcaactGGGACTGTGGGTCATTGCTGGCTTCCTGACCTTCCTGGCGCTGGAGAAGATGTTCTTGGACAGCAAGGAGGAGGAGACTAGCCAG GTCAGTGGCTATCTCAACCTGCTGGCCAACACCATAGACAACTTCACCCACGGGCTGGCTGTGGCTGCCAGCTTCCTTGTGAGCAAGAAG CACCCTCATCTACGCCTCCCTGCTGCTCTCCTGGACACGGCCTCCTTCTGTCTCCACCACCGACTG aTCGGGCTCCTGACCACCATGGCCATCCTCCTGCATGAGATCCCCCATGAG GTGAGCGACTTTGCCATCCTGCTCCGGGCCGGCTTTGACCGATGGAGCGCAGCCAAGCTGCAGCTCTCGACGGCCTTGGGGGGCCTGCTGGGTGCCTGCTTCGCCATCTGTACTCAGTCCCCCAAGGGAGTAG aggAGACCGTGGCCTGGATCCTGCCCTTCACCTCTGGCGGCTTTCTCTACATCGCCCTGGTGAACGTGCTGCCCGACCTCTTGGAGGAAGATGACCCATG gcGCTCTCTGCAGCAAGTGCTTCTGCTCTGCACGGGCATTGTGGTGATGGTGCTGTTCTCGGTCTTCGTCGAGTAA